ATAAAGAGCCCCCTCTTTAAATATATAACTTTTCTTTGTTTTAAAGATATTTCGATAAATTCTCATATATCTGGTCACAGTATTCACATCTATAGGACCCTGTTTTTTCGTCCACCAGATTAAATATATGAGGTATATTTTTTTCTACAGAAGTAACACATCTTGGGTTTTTGCATTCTATTATATTTTCAATTTTATCTGGAAGTTTTAATTTTATCTTTTTATATATTTTTTCATCTTTTATTATATCAATTGTAATATTAGGATCTATAAATCCAAGTACTGTAAAATCCAGTTCCAAATTATTTTCTATTTTGATTATATCTTTTCTTCCTAATTTTTCACTTACCGCATTCATTATAAGTGCCACAGAATACTTTGCCTTGTTTAGTTCCAGGTAATTAAATATTTTCATTCCGTATCCTGCTCTTATATGGTCAATTACGATACCATTCTTTACACTATTTATTGTAAGCATATTTATCTTCCTCCCCTACCTAATTCCAAGTAATTTCAGCATTAATGCCATTCTCACATACATACCATATTTAACTTGTTTAAAGTAACAAGCTCTCGGATCACTATCTATTTCAT
The genomic region above belongs to Clostridium sp. AWRP and contains:
- a CDS encoding aspartate carbamoyltransferase regulatory subunit, whose amino-acid sequence is MLTINSVKNGIVIDHIRAGYGMKIFNYLELNKAKYSVALIMNAVSEKLGRKDIIKIENNLELDFTVLGFIDPNITIDIIKDEKIYKKIKLKLPDKIENIIECKNPRCVTSVEKNIPHIFNLVDEKTGSYRCEYCDQIYENLSKYL